From Bradyrhizobium sp. AZCC 1610:
GTCGACCGCGGCGCGATCCACCACCAGCACGCCGGCCCTCGCTGCGAACAGGTTGGCGCGGCCGGTGAAGGCGCGCTCGACATTGACGCCCTCGCCTGCCACCGCCTGCGCGATGCTAGCGGCGGCTTCGTCTTCGGAGACGTCACCCTCCTCCAGTCGCACCACGACGATTTCCGCAACACCGGCCTTGTTCAGCGCCTCGACTTCGGCAGGCCCGATCGTGGTGCCCTTCTTCAGCACCAGCGAACCCTGCCGCAGCGTATGGACGGTAACGCCGCCAATCGCGTCTTCCGGACTGGCGGGACCGAACTTCATGCCGCCTGCACCTTCGCGGTTTGCTGCTCGCCTTCCTTGGGCAGCCGCAGTTCGGCGGTGATCTCGGCCATGATCGCGACCGCGATCTCCGACGGCGATACCGCGCCGATGGAAAGACCGATCGGCGCATGGATACGCGCGATATCGGCGTCCGATCCGCCCTGCGCCTTCAAGCGTTCGGCTCGCTTGGCATGCGTCTTTCGCGAGCCCAGCGCGCCGATATAGAAGCAGCCGCGCTCGAAGGCGTGCAGCAGCGCCGGATCGTCGATCTTGGGATCATGCGTGAGGGCAACGAACGCCGTGTAATGATCGATGTTGAGCGGCGGCAGCGCGACGTCGGGCCATTCGGCGATCAGCGGCACGTCTGGAAAGCGTTCGGGGCTTGCGAACGCCGTGCGCGGATCGACAACCGTCACGTCGTAATCAAGCGAGCGTGCCAGCGGCGCCAGCGCCTGGCTGATATGGACCGCTCCGACGATGACGAGCCGTGCGGTCGGCGCGTAGACATTGAGAAACAGTTTCTTGCCGCCGGACTCGATCATGCCGCTCTTGCCCATGCGGAGCTGCTTTGAAAGTTCGGCGCCCAGCGGATCGGTGGCGATGTCCTTGGCTTTCACCAGCCGCTGCTCGCCATTGGCAGTATCGGTGATCACGATCACCGGGCGGCGCGCGGCGCGCTCGGTGTTCACTTGTGTCAGGGTTTCGAGTTTCACGACTGGCCCACCTTCTCGACGAAGACGCGGATGGTGCCGCCGCAGGACAGGCCGACATTCCAGGCGGTCTCGTCGGCAACACCAAACTCGAGCATCCTGGGTTTGCCGCTGGCGATGACGTCCAGCGCCTCGGTGACGACGGCGCCCTCGACGCAGCCGCCGGAGACGGAGCCCAGAAACGTGCCGTCATCGTTGATGACGAGGCTCGAGCCTGCCGGCCTCGGCGCCGAGCCCCAGGTTTCGACGACGGTCGCCAGCGCCACGCCGTGGCCGGCCTTCTGCCAGTTCTCGGCGGCCTGCAGAATGTCTTCGTCGCGGTTGAGCATTTTGAAGCCCTTTCAAGCTGCTGAACGGATGCGGCTCATGTGGTGCGGCGGGGGCGGCGCGGAAAGCGCCGCGATCAGCCCTTCCATCGATGTCAAGTTATGCACCGGGCGGAATTCGTCAACGTGCGGCAGCATCATTTTGATGCCCTGCGCCTTGGCCTCGAAGGCGCTGTAACGCAGCAGCGGGTTGAGCCAGATCAGGCGGCGGCAGGAGCGGTGCAGCCGGTCCATCTCGAAGGCGAGCTTGGCGTCGGCCTCCCGCTCCAGCCCGTCTGATATTAGGAGCACGATGGCGCCCTGGCCGAGCACGCGCCGGCCCCACAGTTTGTTGAAGCTGTGCAGCGAGGTCGCGATGCGGGTGCCGCCGGCCCAGTCCTCCACCGACGAGGAACAGCTCGCCAGCGCTTCATCCGGATCGCGCGCCCGCAACGCCCGCGTCACATTGGTAAGCCTTGTGCCGAACAGGAACACGGACACCCGCTTGCGGGCGTCGGTGATGGCATGGAGGAAATGCAGGAACAGGCGGGTATATTCGCTCATCGACCCCGAGATATCCAAGAGCGCCACGATCGGCGCCGGCTTCTCGATCCGGCCGAGCTTTCTGATGTCGATGATCTCGCCGCCGGTGCGCAAGGAACTGCGCAGGGTGCGGCGCATGTCGAGCCGCAGCCCCTTGGCGTCGGGCTGGTAGCGCCGGGTGCGCAGTTCAGCCTGCGGCAGCTTCATATTGGCGATCGCGCGGGTGACCTCGGCGATCTCGGCCGCGCTCATCTGCGCAAAATCCTTCTTCTGCAAAATCTCCTTGTCGGAGACCGACAGCCGCAGTTCCTGCTCCTGCACTTGCTCCGCCTCGTCGCGCATCGACGGCTGCGCCAGCGCCTCCTGCACGCGGCGCGAGGCCGGCGGCGGCTTCTTCCTGGCGTGATCCGGCAGCGGCACCGAATCCAGCATGTGCTTCCAGTCTTCGGCGGCGCGGAAGAACAGGTCGAACGCCTGCGCAAAGATCAGCATATGCTCGTGACGCTTGACGAAGATCGCCTCCAGCGTGGCGTAGACGTCGGCACGGTTGCCGATCTCGATCGCCTGCAGCGCGTTGAGTGCATCGATCACGGCGCCGGGGCCAACGGGAATGCCGGCCGCGCGCAGCGCGCGGGCGAAGCCGACGACGTTGTCGGCCATATGCCCGGTCGGCGGATTGAGGTGATCGATGTTAGTCATGGTGCAACCCGTCACTCCGGGGCGCGCGACGCACGAGCTAATTCTCGCTCGTCGCTTCCTTCAGAACTTTTTGCAGCGTGTCGCCCTGCATCCGCGCGATGTCGTCCTGGTATTTCAACAGCGCGCCCAGCGTGTCGCCGACCATTTGCGGCGTCAGCGAACGGGCGTCGAGTTCGGTCAGCGCGGTGGCCCAGTCGATGGTCTCGGCCACCCCCGGCGACTTGTAGAAATCCTGGTCGCGCAGCGCCTGCACGAAGCGCACGACCTGCTGCGACAGCTTTGCGGAAATGCCCGGCACGCGCGACTTGACGATCGCCAGCTCGCGCTCGGCCTCGGGATAGTCGACCCAGTGGTAGAGACAGCGGCGCTTCAGCGCGTCGTGGATCTCGCGGGTACGGTTCGAGGTGATGATGACGATCGGCGGCTGCGGCGCCTTGATGGTGCCGAATTCGGGGATCGTGACCTGGAAGTCGCTGAGGATTTCCAGAAGATACGCCTCGAACGCCTCGTCGGCGCGGTCGAGTTCGTCGATCAAGAGCACCGGCGCGCCGGCCATATCCGGCTCCAGCGCCTGCAACAGCGGACGCTTGATCAGAAAGCGCTCGGCGAAAATATCCGACGACAATTGTTCGCGATCGGTATCGCCGGCGGCTTCCGCCAGCCGGATCGCAATCATCTGCGCCGCGCTGCTCCACTCATAGACCGCAGAGGCAACGTCCAGTCCCTCGTAGCATTGCAGGCGGATCAGCTTGCGCCCGAGCGCCGCCGACAGAACTTTTGCGATTTCGGTCTTGCCGACGCCGGCCTCGCCTTCGAGGAACAGCGGCCGGCCCATGCGCAGCGCCAGATAGGTCACCGTCGCCAGCGACCGCTCGGCCAGATAGCCACGCGAGGTCAACAGCTCGAGCATGCCATCGACGGATTTGGGCGGCGCCGATGCACTCATGGGAAAGCCAATCTTGATACGCCAGTAATCGGCAAACTTACTTCGCCGTCGCGGCTTCGACGGCGCGACGCGTCAGCACACCGATCAGATGCGCGCGATATTCGGCGCTGCCGTGCAGATCGCTGTTCAGCCCCTCGGCCGACACCGAGATGCCGTCGAGCACCTTGTGCGAAAAACGCTTCTTCAGCGCTTCCTCGAACGCGGTGGCGCGGAACACTCCGTCCGAGCCCGCGCCGGTGACGGCGACACGCACGTCGGACGGACGCTTGGCGACGAACACGCCAACCAGCGCGTAGCGCGAGGCCTGGTTACGGAATTTGATGTAGGCCGCCTTCTTCGCCAGCGGGAACATCACCTTGGTGATGATCTCGTCGCTCTCCAGCGCGGTCGTGAACAGGCCCTGGAAGAACTCTTCCGCCTTGAGGCGGCGCTTGTTGGTGACGATGGTGGCGCCGAGCGCGAGCACGGCGGCGGGATAATCCGCGGTCGGGTCGTTGTTGGCGAGCGAGCCGCCAAGGGTGCCCTTGTGGCGCACCGCGGGATCGCCGATTCCGCCGGCGAGTTCGGCGAGCGCCGGAATGGCTTCGCCGACGATCGGCGACGTCGCGACGTCGGCATGCCTGGCGGTCGCGCCGATCACCAGCGAACGGCCCTTCATCTCGATGGCGTCGAGCCCTTCGATATGGGAAAGGTCGATCAGATGCGGCGGACTGGCGAGCCGCTGCTTCATGACCGGCACCAGCGTATGGCCACCGGCAATCACCTTGGCGTCTTCGTTCTTCACCAGGAGATTGGCGGCCTGCCGCACGGTCGCCGGACGATGATATTTGAATTCGTACATTGAGAACTTCCTGATCGCGGTCGCGATAAAATCGATTTGTCGATTAAGCGGATTTGGCCATCGCCTTGGCGCCGGCGGCGATCGAGGTAACGATGTTCTGATAGCCGGTGCAGCGGCACAGATTGCCTTCGAGCTCCTCGCGGATGACGTGGTCCGAAAGATCGTTGCCCTTGCGATTGACGAGATCGACCGCGGTCATGATCATGCCGGGGGTGCAGAAGCCGCACTGCAGACCGTGGTGTTCGCGAAAAGCTTCCTGCATCGGATGCAGCGGCGCGCCGTCGGCGGCCAGCCCCTCGATGGTGCGGACCTCATGGCCGTCGGCCATGACCGCGAGCGTGGTGCAGGATTTCACCGCCTTGCCGTCGAGATGGACGACGCAGGCGCCGCACTGCGAAGTGTCGCAGCCGACATGGGTGCCCGTCAGCCGCAGATTTTCCCGCAGCAACTGGACCAGCAGGGTACGGGGATCGACATTGGCGTTTACGGGATTACCGTTCACGATCAGGGAAATCTTGGCCATCACCACTCTCTTGAGCTGCACCGCCGCATATCGACCGCGCAGGCGTTTAAAGTCATTCCAAAGGCCATAATATGGGCCATCCCGGTAATGAGCAACCTCAGGAGCCCCTCGCCTGGGGCATGCCTAATGGACCTGGCGGGACTGCGGGATGGGGCTTGAGGCGTACGTCAGAATCGGCCTTGCACGAGATCAGCCTTGCACGGCCTTGGCGAAATTGGCGAAGAACTCGTCGGCCAGTTTCTTGGCCGCGCCGTTGATCAGGCGCTGGCCGAGCTGGGCGAGCTTGCCGCCGATCTGGGCCTCGACATTATAGCTCAGCAGGGTGCCGCCATCCTTTTCGGCGAGCGCCACCGTGGCGCCCCCCTTGGCAAAGCCGGCGACGCCGCCCTCGCCTTCGCCCGAGATCCTGTAGCCATTGGGCGGATCGAGATCGCTCAAATTGACCTTGCCCTTGAAGCGGGCGGAGACCGGCCCGACCTTCATTTTGGCGGTGGCGCGGAAGCCGTTGTCTTCGGTCTTTTCCAGCTCCTCGCAGCCGGGAATGCAGGCCTTCAGCACTTCCGGATCGTTCAGCTTGGCCCACACGGCCTCGCGCGACGCCGCAAGCTGGACTTCGCCGTTCATCGTCATGGCCATGGGGATGTCTCCTGGATCGCTTCAACCTGATATCCCCAAGTAAAGCACGCCCGGGCCAAAAGAAAGGCCGCCTGACGCGATGGGCCATGCATATTCGCAACCGCAGCAAAGCCAGACCGACAAGGGCATTGGCAGCGACAGGCCGGAGTGGTTAGGTCGCGCGCAGATGAGCACGTCCCTTTCCCCCCTGCTGGCCCCGATGCTGTCGAGCGCGGCGATGCGCGCGGTCTGCGACGATGCCGCGGCCTTGCAAAACATGCTGGATTTCGAGGCGGTGCTGGCGCGCGCCGAGGCCGCGCTTGGGGTGATTCCGGCTGATGCCGCCGGCCCGATTGCGCAGGCGTGCCGCGCCGAATCATTCGACCTCGCGGCGCTGGCCGAAGCCGCGACGCGGTCCGGCAACCTCGCCATCCCGCTCGTCAAGGCGCTGACGGCCAACGTCGCCAAGGTGGATGCCGAGGCGGCGCGCTATGTGCATTGGGGCGCGACCAGCCAGGACGTCATCGACACCGGCACCATGCTCGGCCTTCGCGCCGGCATCGATGCGCTGCTTGTAGATATCGATCGCGCGATCGCGGGCTTTGCCGGACTGGCGCGTCAACACCGCCATACCGCCGTGGTCGCCCGCACCTGGCTGCAACATGCGCTGCCGATGCCGTTCGGGCTGAAGCTCGCCGAATATGCCGCGGCGCTGCACCGCTCGAAGCTGCGGCTGCAGCGCCTGCGCAGCGAGACGCTGGCGCTGCAGTTCGGCGGCGCGGCCGGCACGCTCGCCGCTCTCGGCGACAAGGGATGGCAAGTCGCGGAAAAGCTGGCCGAGGACCTCAACCTGCCCCTGCCCGACGCCCCCTGGCACACCCACCGCGACCGCATCGCGGAAGCGGCCTCGGTATTCGCCATCATCGCCGGCACCTGCGGCAAGATCGCACGCGATGTTTCGCTGATGATGCAGACCGATGTCGCCGAAGCCTTCGAACCATCGGGCGAAGGCCGTGGCGGCTCCTCCACCATGCCGCACAAGCGTAACCCCGTCGCGGCCGCCACTGCGCTGGCGGCGGCCACCATGGCGCCCAACCTCGCGGCGACGATCCTTGCGGCGCAGGTGCAGGACCATGAGCGCAGCGCCGGCCCCTGGCACGCGGAATGGCCGACGCTGCCGATGCTGCTGCTGGTCACCTCGGGCGCGCTGGCGGCAATTGTGGATATCGCCGAGGGGCTGGAAGTCGACACCGCGCGCATGCGCGCCAATCTCGATGCGACCGACGGCCTGATCATGGCCGAAGCCGTGACGATGCGGCTTGCCGAAAAGATCGGCAAGAGCGAGGCGCATCATCTGGTCGAGGCGGCCAGCAAGAAGGCGGTCAAGGACAAGAAGCATTTGCGCGACGTGCTGACGCAAGATTCGAAAATCACCGCGCAGCTTGGCGCCGAGAAAATCGCTGAACTTTTCGAGCCGATGGCCTATCAGGGCGCCTCGCAAGCCCTGATCGACCGCCTGCTCGCTGCGCTGGACGACAAATAAGAAGCCGGAGAACTGCCATGCCGATGATCGACGCCAACGGGTGCCTGCTCAACGTATCCGTCGAAGGCCGCGACGGCGGACCGACGCTGATGCTGTCGAATTCGCTGGGCTCGACCATGCAGATGTGGGAGCCGCAGATGAAAGCGCTGACGCAGGTGTTCCGCGTCATCCGCTACGACCGTCGCGGTCACGGCAAGTCGAGCGTGCCACCCGGGCCCTATTCACTGGAGCGCTTCGGCCGCGACGTGCTGGCGATCCTCGACGATCTCAACATCGCCAGGGCGCATTGGTGCGGCCTGTCGATGGGCGGCATGGTCGGGCAATGGCTGGGGGCCAACGCATCAGACAGATTCGGCAAGATCGTGCTGGCCAACACCACCTGCCATTACCCGGACCCGACGCGCTGGAACGACCGCATCAAGGCGGTAAAGGAAGGCGGCATCGCCGCGGTCGCCGACGCCGTGATGGCGGGCTGGCTGACGGCGGATTTTCGCGAGCGCGAGCCGCAGATCGCGGCCAACATGAAGGCGATGATGCTGGCCACGCCGGTCGAGGGCTACATTGCCTGCTGCGAGGCGCTGTCGACCCTCGACCAGCGCGAGCTGCTGCCCATGATCAAAAGCCCGACGCTGGTGATCGCCGGCCGCCACGACATGTCGACGACGGTCGCGGACGCCGAATTCATGCGCAGCCGGATTCCCGGCGCCAGCATGACCATCCTCGATGCGGCGCATATTTCGAACGTCGAGCAACCGCACGCCTTCACCGACGCGCTGGTGGGCTTTTTGACGCAACGATAAGAGGCCCCCAATGGACGACAATCAACGCCGCGACGACGGCATGGCCCAGCGCCGAAAAGTGCTCGGCAATGAATGGGTCGACAAGTCGATCAGAAACCGCAACGCGTTCAACACTGATTTCCAGGACCTGATCACCCGCTATGCCTGGGGCGATATCTGGACCCGGCCGCATTTCGACCACCGCACCCGCCGCGTGCTTGTCATCGGCACCATGGTGGCGCTGGGACAGTGGGATGAATTCCGCCTGCATGTGCGCGCAGCATTGGCAGAAGGCGGCTTCACGCCCGACGACATCAAGGAAATCCTGCTGCAGCAGGCGATCTATTGCGGCGTGCCGGCGGCCAACCACGCCGTCAAGGAGGCGAACGCGATCATCGCCGAACTGGGTTTGCTGAAGGGATAGCTCGGCCGGCGGCCGAGCACTCGTGTCCCGGACGCGGCGCAGCGCCTCTTGGCGGTGCTACGCAGAGCCGGGACCCAGATGCAGCCAACCTGGGTCCCGGCTCTGCGTCGCGTCACTTCGTGCCGCGCCGCGTCCGGGACACGAACTGCCATCAAGCCCGGCCATGACGATGGTGCGTGGTGCGCACAAAAGAAAAGCCCCACCTTGCGGCGGGGCCTTCTCTTACTCAATCACCAGTCCGGCCTAGCGGTCCTGATCAGGCATCTCCTTCCCCTGACGATTGGGGTCCTGCCCCTGACGGCCCGGATCCTGCTGCTGCTGGCCCGGCTTCTGGCCGCCGCCCTGCTGCTGACCGGGCTTCTGACCCGGGTTCTGGTTCTGCTGGCCCGGGTTCTGGTTCATTTTGGCCATTGGGGGATCTCCGTTGTTGACCATAGCTGGAGTAAACGGAGGGGTATGGCATTCGTTGCAAGGGAACGCCGGTTCCGCCGCGATCATTCCGCGGCAAAGGCGTGGCAGGACTGTGAGGTGGGAACTGCTGCGCAAAAACTAGCTCTGTACAAGCCAATTAAGCCGCAGCCGGCGCTGTTGCCGCCCTTGGTTCCCACTGTTAGAAAACGACACGACGCGTCGTCTTGGGCTGCCGGAGCTCTCGCCGCGTCACAAGCTCTAGCCACGGCAGCGCATGGATTATTTAGCCCAGCATCTACCCTATTTGGCCCAGCAACTGATCAATGGCCTCGTGCTCGGCTCGATCTACGGCCTGATCGCCATCGGCTACACGATGGTCTACGGCATCGTCGGCATGATCAATTTCGCCCATGGCGATATTTTCATGATCGGCGGCTTCATCGCGCTGATCACGTTCCTGATCCTGGTCTCGTTCGGCCTCACCACCATCCCCCTGATCCTGCTGGTCGTGCTTTTGGTATCGATGGCGATCACGGCACTCTATGGCTGGACCGTGGAGCGCATCGCCTACCGGCCGCTGCGGCACTCGTTCCGCCTGGCGCCGATGCTCTCGGCGATCGGTATGTCATTCGTACTGACCAATTATTCCCAGGTCGCGCAGGGCGCGCGCGTAAAACCGGTGCCGCCGATCATCACCGGCGGCTACACGCTGCATGAGAGCGCCGCGGGTTTCGCGGTGCAGCTTTCCAACATCCAGATCATCGTCGTCATCACCACCATCGTGCTGCTGGCGCTGTTCACCTGGCTGGTATCGAGCACGCGGCTCGGCCGCGACATGCGCGCCTGCGAGCAGGACCAGACCATGGCTTCGCTGCTCGGCGTCGACGTCGACCGCACCATTTCCATGACCTTCGTGATCGGCGCGGCGCTCGCCGCCGTCGCCGGCATGATGTACCTGCTCTATTACGGGCTGGTCGATTTCTTCATGGGCTTCGTCGCCGGCATCAAGGCGTTCACCGCCGCGGTCCTCGGCGGCATCGGCTCGCTGCCCGGCGCGATGCTGGGCGGTCTCCTGATCGGCCTGATCGAAACGCTGTGGTCGGCCTACTTCTCGGTCGAGTACAAGGACGTCGCCGCGTTCTCGATCCTCATCGTGGTCCTGATCTTCCTTCCGACCGGCCTGCTCGGCCGGCCTGAAGTCGAAAAAGTCTGACGGGCGGCAGCGTGAGCGCAACCCCCGCCGCCCCCAAGCAGGCCTCGCACGCTCCGGGCGTTGCCTTCATCCTCAAGAAGGCGCTGATCAGCGCGCTGGTCGGGCTGGTGCTATTTTCGCTGATGATCGGCGTGCGCACCGAAGCCGGACCGCAGGGACAGTTGATCTACTGGACGCGGTTCGGCGACCTCGCCGCGATGGTCGCGGCCGTGTTCGGCGGCAGCATCCTCGTCGAGTTGCTGCGGCAATGGTGGGGACCGGTCGGCACCGTCAGGATCGTGCCGCCTTCCGTGCAAAGCGCCCTCGCCGTCGCGCGCCGCGGCATCGCACCGGTGCTGCTGGTGTTCACGTTTCTGGTGCCGGTCCTGTTCTACGACGAGCGCTACATTCTCGACCTCGGCATCCTCGTGCTGACTTACGTGATGCTTGGATGGGGGCTGAACGTGGTGGTCGGCCTCGCCGGCCTGCTCGACCTCGGCTATGTCGCGTTCTACGCGGTCGGCGCCTATTCCTACGCGCTGCTGGCGACCAATTTCGGGCTGTCGTTCTGGATCTGCCTGCCGCTCGCCGGCATCCTCGCCGCCTTCTGGGGCGTGCTGCTCGGCTTTCCCGTGCTGCGGCTGCGCGGCGATTATCTCGCCATCGTCACGCTCGCCTTCGGCGAGATCATCCGCCTCGTCCTCATCAACTGGCAGAGCCTGACCGGCGGACCGAACGGCGTCACCGGCATTCCCCGGCCAACCCTGTTCGGCATTCCGCTCACACCGGCCGATGACGGGCTCGCGGCGATGCTCGGGATCGAATTCTCGCCGACCCACCGCATCGTGTTTCTGTTTTACATCATCCTGGCGCTGGCGCTGCTCACCAACTGGGTCACGATACGCCTGCGCCGCCTCCCCATCGGTCGTGCCTGGGAAGCTTTGCGCGAAGACGAAGTCGCCTGCCGCGCGCTCGGCATCAACACCACCACGACCAAACTCACGGCATTCGCGACCGGCGCCTTGTTCGGCGGATTGGCCGGCGCGTTCTTCGCGACGAGACAAGGGTTCATCAGCCCGGAATCCTTCACCTTCCATGAATCGGCGCTGGTGCTGGCGATCGTGGTGCTCGGCGGCATGGGCTCGCAACTCGGCGTGGCGCTGGCGGCACTGGCCATGATCGGCGGCTTCGAGCTGTTTCGCGGACTCGACCAGTACCGCATGCTGGTGTTCGGCATGGCAATGGTGCTGCTGATGATCTGGCGGCCGCGCGGCCTGATCGGCCACCGCGCGCCGACCGTGTTCCTGCAACGCAGCGAAGCCATCTCATCCGACCTCGTCAAGGAGGGACGATGAGCGGCGACCACATCCTGTCCGTCGATCGCCTGTCGATGCGCTTCGGCGGCATCGTCGCCGTCAACGAACTCTCCTTTAACGCCGAGCGGCGCAAGATCACCGCGCTGATCGGACCAAACGGCGCCGGCAAGACCACCGTCTTCAACTGCATCACCGGCTTCTACAAGCCGACCTCGGGCGCGATGCGGCTCACGCATGATGACGGGCGTGCGATCCAGCTCGAACGGCTGAACGATTTCCGAATTTCCAAACTCGCCCGGGTCGCGCGCACCTTCCAGAACATCCGGCTGTTTCCCGGCATGACGGCGCTGGAGAACCTGATGGTGGCCCAGCACAATGCGCTGATGCGCGCCTCCGGGCTGACATTTCTCGGCCTGATCGGCGCACCCTCCTGGCGCAATGCCGAGCAGGCTGCGATCGATCTGGCGCGGACCTGGCTCGACCGCATCGGCCTCCTGGATCGCGCCGACGATGCCGCCGGCAATTTGCCTTATGGCGACCAGCGGCGTCTGGAGATCGCGCGCGCGATGTGCACCCGGCCCGCGCTGCTCTGCCTCGACGAGCCGGCGGCCGGCCTCAACGCGCGCGAAAGCGCTGCCTTAAGCGAATTGTTGCTCTCGATCCGCACCGACCACGGCACCTCGATCCTCCTGATCGAGCACGACATGTCGGTGGTGATGGAAATCTCCGACCACGTCGTCGTGATGGATTACGGCGTGAAGATCGCCGAAGGCACGCCACAGCACATCCGCGACGATC
This genomic window contains:
- a CDS encoding ABC transporter permease subunit; protein product: MDYLAQHLPYLAQQLINGLVLGSIYGLIAIGYTMVYGIVGMINFAHGDIFMIGGFIALITFLILVSFGLTTIPLILLVVLLVSMAITALYGWTVERIAYRPLRHSFRLAPMLSAIGMSFVLTNYSQVAQGARVKPVPPIITGGYTLHESAAGFAVQLSNIQIIVVITTIVLLALFTWLVSSTRLGRDMRACEQDQTMASLLGVDVDRTISMTFVIGAALAAVAGMMYLLYYGLVDFFMGFVAGIKAFTAAVLGGIGSLPGAMLGGLLIGLIETLWSAYFSVEYKDVAAFSILIVVLIFLPTGLLGRPEVEKV
- the pcaD gene encoding 3-oxoadipate enol-lactonase gives rise to the protein MPMIDANGCLLNVSVEGRDGGPTLMLSNSLGSTMQMWEPQMKALTQVFRVIRYDRRGHGKSSVPPGPYSLERFGRDVLAILDDLNIARAHWCGLSMGGMVGQWLGANASDRFGKIVLANTTCHYPDPTRWNDRIKAVKEGGIAAVADAVMAGWLTADFREREPQIAANMKAMMLATPVEGYIACCEALSTLDQRELLPMIKSPTLVIAGRHDMSTTVADAEFMRSRIPGASMTILDAAHISNVEQPHAFTDALVGFLTQR
- a CDS encoding XdhC family protein produces the protein MLNRDEDILQAAENWQKAGHGVALATVVETWGSAPRPAGSSLVINDDGTFLGSVSGGCVEGAVVTEALDVIASGKPRMLEFGVADETAWNVGLSCGGTIRVFVEKVGQS
- a CDS encoding 3-carboxy-cis,cis-muconate cycloisomerase, with the translated sequence MSTSLSPLLAPMLSSAAMRAVCDDAAALQNMLDFEAVLARAEAALGVIPADAAGPIAQACRAESFDLAALAEAATRSGNLAIPLVKALTANVAKVDAEAARYVHWGATSQDVIDTGTMLGLRAGIDALLVDIDRAIAGFAGLARQHRHTAVVARTWLQHALPMPFGLKLAEYAAALHRSKLRLQRLRSETLALQFGGAAGTLAALGDKGWQVAEKLAEDLNLPLPDAPWHTHRDRIAEAASVFAIIAGTCGKIARDVSLMMQTDVAEAFEPSGEGRGGSSTMPHKRNPVAAATALAAATMAPNLAATILAAQVQDHERSAGPWHAEWPTLPMLLLVTSGALAAIVDIAEGLEVDTARMRANLDATDGLIMAEAVTMRLAEKIGKSEAHHLVEAASKKAVKDKKHLRDVLTQDSKITAQLGAEKIAELFEPMAYQGASQALIDRLLAALDDK
- a CDS encoding AAA family ATPase — its product is MSASAPPKSVDGMLELLTSRGYLAERSLATVTYLALRMGRPLFLEGEAGVGKTEIAKVLSAALGRKLIRLQCYEGLDVASAVYEWSSAAQMIAIRLAEAAGDTDREQLSSDIFAERFLIKRPLLQALEPDMAGAPVLLIDELDRADEAFEAYLLEILSDFQVTIPEFGTIKAPQPPIVIITSNRTREIHDALKRRCLYHWVDYPEAERELAIVKSRVPGISAKLSQQVVRFVQALRDQDFYKSPGVAETIDWATALTELDARSLTPQMVGDTLGALLKYQDDIARMQGDTLQKVLKEATSEN
- the livM gene encoding high-affinity branched-chain amino acid ABC transporter permease LivM codes for the protein MSATPAAPKQASHAPGVAFILKKALISALVGLVLFSLMIGVRTEAGPQGQLIYWTRFGDLAAMVAAVFGGSILVELLRQWWGPVGTVRIVPPSVQSALAVARRGIAPVLLVFTFLVPVLFYDERYILDLGILVLTYVMLGWGLNVVVGLAGLLDLGYVAFYAVGAYSYALLATNFGLSFWICLPLAGILAAFWGVLLGFPVLRLRGDYLAIVTLAFGEIIRLVLINWQSLTGGPNGVTGIPRPTLFGIPLTPADDGLAAMLGIEFSPTHRIVFLFYIILALALLTNWVTIRLRRLPIGRAWEALREDEVACRALGINTTTTKLTAFATGALFGGLAGAFFATRQGFISPESFTFHESALVLAIVVLGGMGSQLGVALAALAMIGGFELFRGLDQYRMLVFGMAMVLLMIWRPRGLIGHRAPTVFLQRSEAISSDLVKEGR
- a CDS encoding vWA domain-containing protein; translation: MTNIDHLNPPTGHMADNVVGFARALRAAGIPVGPGAVIDALNALQAIEIGNRADVYATLEAIFVKRHEHMLIFAQAFDLFFRAAEDWKHMLDSVPLPDHARKKPPPASRRVQEALAQPSMRDEAEQVQEQELRLSVSDKEILQKKDFAQMSAAEIAEVTRAIANMKLPQAELRTRRYQPDAKGLRLDMRRTLRSSLRTGGEIIDIRKLGRIEKPAPIVALLDISGSMSEYTRLFLHFLHAITDARKRVSVFLFGTRLTNVTRALRARDPDEALASCSSSVEDWAGGTRIATSLHSFNKLWGRRVLGQGAIVLLISDGLEREADAKLAFEMDRLHRSCRRLIWLNPLLRYSAFEAKAQGIKMMLPHVDEFRPVHNLTSMEGLIAALSAPPPPHHMSRIRSAA
- a CDS encoding carboxymuconolactone decarboxylase family protein gives rise to the protein MDDNQRRDDGMAQRRKVLGNEWVDKSIRNRNAFNTDFQDLITRYAWGDIWTRPHFDHRTRRVLVIGTMVALGQWDEFRLHVRAALAEGGFTPDDIKEILLQQAIYCGVPAANHAVKEANAIIAELGLLKG
- a CDS encoding SRPBCC family protein codes for the protein MAMTMNGEVQLAASREAVWAKLNDPEVLKACIPGCEELEKTEDNGFRATAKMKVGPVSARFKGKVNLSDLDPPNGYRISGEGEGGVAGFAKGGATVALAEKDGGTLLSYNVEAQIGGKLAQLGQRLINGAAKKLADEFFANFAKAVQG
- a CDS encoding XdhC family protein, encoding MKLETLTQVNTERAARRPVIVITDTANGEQRLVKAKDIATDPLGAELSKQLRMGKSGMIESGGKKLFLNVYAPTARLVIVGAVHISQALAPLARSLDYDVTVVDPRTAFASPERFPDVPLIAEWPDVALPPLNIDHYTAFVALTHDPKIDDPALLHAFERGCFYIGALGSRKTHAKRAERLKAQGGSDADIARIHAPIGLSIGAVSPSEIAVAIMAEITAELRLPKEGEQQTAKVQAA
- a CDS encoding FAD binding domain-containing protein; amino-acid sequence: MYEFKYHRPATVRQAANLLVKNEDAKVIAGGHTLVPVMKQRLASPPHLIDLSHIEGLDAIEMKGRSLVIGATARHADVATSPIVGEAIPALAELAGGIGDPAVRHKGTLGGSLANNDPTADYPAAVLALGATIVTNKRRLKAEEFFQGLFTTALESDEIITKVMFPLAKKAAYIKFRNQASRYALVGVFVAKRPSDVRVAVTGAGSDGVFRATAFEEALKKRFSHKVLDGISVSAEGLNSDLHGSAEYRAHLIGVLTRRAVEAATAK
- a CDS encoding (2Fe-2S)-binding protein — encoded protein: MAKISLIVNGNPVNANVDPRTLLVQLLRENLRLTGTHVGCDTSQCGACVVHLDGKAVKSCTTLAVMADGHEVRTIEGLAADGAPLHPMQEAFREHHGLQCGFCTPGMIMTAVDLVNRKGNDLSDHVIREELEGNLCRCTGYQNIVTSIAAGAKAMAKSA